The Burkholderia lata genome contains a region encoding:
- the msrQ gene encoding protein-methionine-sulfoxide reductase heme-binding subunit MsrQ — translation MPSSTLTPARAAGAGQGAARAARGGAVRPAAPRWLAPAKVLVFAAGLYPLARLVLFGLTDRLGANPIEFITRSTGLWTLVLLCVTLAVTPLRRMTGFAALLRFRRMIGLFAFFYATLHFTTYLWFDKWFDVVAILKDVGKRPFITVGFAAFVLLIPLAATSPRAMVRRLGRHWATLHSAIYAIALFGVLHFWWMRAGKHNLAQPKLYAAIVAALLGWRLIAWGWRRLRA, via the coding sequence ATGCCCTCTTCGACGCTGACTCCGGCGCGCGCAGCCGGCGCCGGCCAAGGCGCTGCGCGTGCCGCACGAGGCGGCGCGGTCCGTCCTGCCGCGCCACGCTGGCTCGCACCGGCCAAGGTGCTGGTTTTCGCGGCCGGTCTTTATCCGCTCGCGCGTCTCGTGCTGTTCGGGCTGACCGACCGGCTCGGCGCGAATCCGATCGAGTTCATCACGCGCTCGACGGGCCTCTGGACGCTCGTGCTGCTGTGCGTGACGCTCGCCGTCACACCGCTTCGGCGCATGACCGGTTTCGCCGCGCTGCTGCGCTTTCGCCGGATGATCGGGTTGTTCGCGTTCTTCTACGCGACGCTGCACTTCACGACCTACCTGTGGTTCGACAAGTGGTTCGACGTCGTCGCGATCCTGAAGGACGTCGGCAAGCGCCCGTTCATCACGGTCGGTTTCGCCGCGTTCGTGCTGCTGATTCCGCTCGCGGCAACGTCGCCGCGCGCGATGGTGCGCCGGCTCGGCCGCCACTGGGCGACGCTGCACAGCGCGATCTACGCGATCGCGCTGTTCGGCGTGCTGCACTTCTGGTGGATGAGGGCCGGCAAGCACAATCTCGCGCAGCCGAAGCTTTATGCGGCCATCGTGGCCGCGTTGCTCGGCTGGCGGCTCATTGCATGGGGATGGCGGCGCCTGCGCGCGTGA
- the aroB gene encoding 3-dehydroquinate synthase, producing MITVNVDLGDRAYPIHIGAGLIGRAELFAPHIKGSSVTIVTNTTVDPLYGDALRAALAPLGKRVSTVVLPDGEAYKNWETLNLIFDGLLTDRADRKTTLVALGGGVVGDMTGFAAACYMRGVPFIQVPTTLLSQVDSSVGGKTGINHPLGKNMIGAFYQPQAVIADIGALTTLPDRELAAGVAEIIKTGAIADAEFFDWIEANVDALNRRDPAALAHAVKRSCEIKASVVAADEREGGLRAILNFGHTFGHAIEAGLGYGEWLHGEAVGCGMVMAGDLSVRLGLLDEASRQRLDAVIAAAHLPTRGPALGDARYLDLMRVDKKAEAGAIKFILLKRFGDTLITQAPDEAVFATLAQTTH from the coding sequence ATGATTACTGTCAACGTCGATCTGGGCGACCGCGCCTATCCGATTCACATTGGCGCCGGCCTGATCGGCCGCGCCGAGTTGTTCGCGCCTCACATCAAGGGCTCGTCCGTCACGATCGTCACGAACACGACGGTCGATCCGCTTTACGGCGACGCGCTGCGCGCGGCGCTCGCGCCGCTCGGCAAGCGCGTGTCGACGGTCGTGCTGCCGGACGGCGAGGCGTACAAGAACTGGGAAACGCTGAACCTGATCTTCGACGGCCTGCTGACCGACCGCGCGGACCGCAAGACGACGCTCGTCGCACTCGGCGGCGGCGTGGTCGGCGACATGACGGGCTTTGCGGCCGCGTGCTACATGCGCGGCGTGCCGTTCATCCAGGTGCCGACGACGCTGCTGTCGCAGGTCGACTCGTCGGTCGGCGGCAAGACGGGCATCAACCACCCGCTCGGCAAGAACATGATCGGCGCGTTCTACCAGCCGCAGGCCGTAATCGCGGACATCGGTGCGCTCACGACCCTGCCCGACCGCGAACTGGCGGCCGGTGTTGCCGAGATCATCAAGACCGGCGCAATTGCCGATGCGGAATTCTTCGACTGGATCGAGGCGAACGTCGACGCGCTGAACCGTCGCGACCCGGCTGCGCTCGCGCACGCTGTGAAGCGCTCGTGCGAGATCAAGGCGAGCGTGGTGGCGGCCGACGAACGCGAAGGCGGCCTGCGCGCGATCCTGAACTTCGGCCACACGTTCGGCCATGCGATCGAGGCCGGGCTCGGCTACGGCGAGTGGCTGCACGGCGAAGCGGTCGGCTGCGGAATGGTGATGGCGGGCGACCTGTCGGTGCGGCTCGGCCTGCTCGACGAAGCGTCGCGGCAGCGCCTCGATGCGGTGATCGCGGCCGCGCACCTGCCGACCCGCGGGCCTGCACTCGGCGACGCGCGCTACCTGGACCTGATGCGCGTCGACAAGAAGGCGGAAGCCGGCGCGATCAAGTTCATCCTGCTGAAGCGATTCGGCGATACGCTGATCACGCAGGCGCCGGACGAAGCCGTGTTCGCTACACTGGCGCAGACGACCCACTAA
- a CDS encoding shikimate kinase, with protein sequence MQARDPHANVFFVGLMGAGKTTVGRAVARRLDRTFFDSDHEIEARTGARIPVIFEMEGEAGFRDRETQVITDLTQRENIVLATGGGAVLRPENRDCLKNNGIVVYLRANPHDLWLRTRKDKNRPLLQTEDPKGRLEALYEVRDPLYRECADFVIETGRPSVNGLVNMVLMQLELAGVIAKPLQA encoded by the coding sequence TTGCAAGCGCGGGACCCACATGCAAACGTATTTTTCGTCGGCCTTATGGGAGCGGGTAAGACCACCGTGGGCCGTGCGGTCGCGCGTCGTCTCGACAGGACGTTCTTCGACTCCGACCACGAAATCGAGGCCCGTACGGGCGCGCGCATCCCGGTGATCTTCGAGATGGAGGGCGAGGCCGGGTTTCGCGATCGCGAAACGCAGGTGATCACCGATCTCACGCAGCGCGAGAATATCGTGCTCGCGACGGGCGGCGGCGCGGTGCTGCGCCCGGAAAACCGCGACTGTCTGAAAAACAACGGCATCGTCGTCTACCTGCGCGCCAATCCGCACGATCTGTGGCTGCGTACCCGCAAGGACAAGAACCGCCCGCTGCTGCAGACCGAAGATCCGAAGGGGCGTCTCGAAGCGCTGTACGAGGTACGAGACCCGCTGTACCGCGAATGCGCGGATTTCGTCATCGAGACCGGCCGTCCGTCGGTCAACGGTCTCGTCAACATGGTGCTGATGCAACTCGAACTGGCCGGCGTCATCGCCAAGCCGCTACAAGCATGA
- a CDS encoding type IV pilus secretin PilQ: MMKHGCRVLAVWAGLTAASASASLPPLPAVWPAAALDTQVPGVPLPQGAVDGADHTVSTEAGPPPFDQAARAVLQAEATTTAAGLEGPPIPLAPPARMGDAAARQPGDADDTRRISLNLQGAGLAAAFDAFARFTGLNIVVGEQVRGTVTLRLNNVRWRDAFDTLLDTHGLAMSRRGSVIWVTPAAELAARERERFEMHARAADLEPLASRTFALHYPRAQDVQRLLAGATGQRLLSKRGAAAADPRTNLLFVTDLAPRLDQVASLIEAIDRPSRQVRIEARIVEGEQGFSRNLGARVALRAQGRPPSGESATFTTGARNALDLAARPLGGFEAATAGFTLFAAPLSRVLDVELSALEAQGRGQIVSSPRVVTADRVKAIVEQGSEVPYQAKVGNGVSGVQFRRATLKLEVEPQITPDGRVVLDLDVTKDSIGEPTAAGPAIHTKHVQTRVEVENGGTVAIGGIYEQLNRNDVTRVPLLGKIPFLGALFRHRAQRDQRNELVVFITPTVVDARCNERGAAGADAEKTGPEAAGAGSTRQPLCQ; the protein is encoded by the coding sequence ATGATGAAGCACGGATGTCGGGTGCTCGCCGTTTGGGCCGGATTGACCGCGGCCAGTGCAAGCGCGTCATTGCCGCCGCTGCCGGCCGTCTGGCCTGCCGCAGCGTTGGATACGCAGGTGCCGGGCGTGCCGTTGCCACAAGGCGCGGTGGACGGTGCGGATCACACCGTCTCGACGGAGGCCGGCCCGCCGCCGTTCGACCAGGCGGCTCGCGCGGTGCTTCAAGCGGAAGCCACCACCACGGCAGCCGGGCTGGAGGGGCCGCCGATCCCGCTGGCGCCGCCGGCCCGGATGGGCGATGCTGCGGCCCGGCAACCGGGCGATGCGGACGACACGCGGCGAATCTCGCTGAATCTGCAGGGCGCGGGGCTCGCGGCCGCGTTCGACGCGTTCGCGCGGTTCACCGGACTCAATATCGTCGTCGGCGAGCAGGTGCGTGGCACCGTCACGTTACGTCTGAACAATGTGCGCTGGCGCGATGCCTTCGACACGCTGCTCGACACGCACGGGCTCGCGATGTCCCGGCGGGGCAGCGTGATATGGGTCACGCCGGCGGCCGAGCTGGCCGCGCGCGAACGCGAGCGCTTCGAAATGCACGCGCGGGCCGCCGATCTGGAGCCGCTTGCGAGCCGGACCTTCGCGCTGCACTACCCGCGCGCGCAGGACGTGCAACGGCTGCTGGCCGGCGCGACCGGCCAGCGCCTGCTGTCGAAGCGCGGCGCCGCGGCGGCCGATCCGCGCACGAACCTGCTGTTCGTCACCGATCTCGCGCCGCGTCTCGATCAGGTCGCGAGCCTGATCGAGGCGATCGACCGGCCGTCGCGGCAAGTCCGGATCGAGGCCCGCATCGTCGAGGGCGAGCAGGGTTTTTCGCGCAATCTCGGCGCGCGCGTCGCGCTGCGGGCGCAGGGGCGGCCGCCGTCGGGCGAGAGCGCCACGTTCACGACCGGTGCGCGCAACGCGCTCGACCTGGCTGCGCGGCCGCTCGGCGGCTTCGAAGCGGCAACCGCCGGCTTCACGCTGTTCGCCGCGCCGCTCAGCCGTGTGCTCGACGTCGAACTGAGCGCGCTCGAGGCTCAGGGGCGGGGCCAGATCGTCTCGAGTCCGCGCGTGGTGACCGCCGATCGCGTCAAGGCCATCGTCGAACAGGGTTCGGAGGTGCCGTACCAGGCGAAGGTCGGCAACGGCGTGAGCGGCGTGCAGTTCCGCCGGGCGACGCTCAAACTGGAGGTCGAGCCCCAGATCACGCCAGACGGGCGCGTGGTACTCGACCTGGACGTGACGAAGGACAGCATCGGCGAGCCGACGGCGGCCGGCCCGGCGATCCATACGAAACACGTCCAGACGCGTGTCGAGGTCGAAAACGGCGGGACGGTGGCGATCGGCGGGATCTATGAGCAACTGAACAGGAACGATGTGACGCGCGTGCCGCTCTTGGGCAAAATACCGTTTCTGGGCGCGCTTTTCCGGCACCGCGCGCAACGCGATCAGCGCAACGAACTGGTCGTCTTCATCACGCCGACCGTCGTCGATGCGCGCTGCAATGAGCGCGGCGCGGCCGGTGCGGATGCCGAAAAAACAGGGCCGGAAGCCGCCGGCGCAGGCTCGACAAGGCAGCCGCTTTGCCAGTAA
- a CDS encoding deoxyguanosinetriphosphate triphosphohydrolase, with protein sequence MSETSSSTLPEAGRASAAPVAEPPTLAALEAHLAPYAAHALQSRGRRHPETPPAARTEFQRDRDRIVHSTAFRRLEYKTQVFVNHEGDLFRTRLTHSLEVAQIARSVARNLRLNEDLVEAISLAHDLGHTPFGHAGQDALNACMREHGGFEHNLQSLAVVDELEEHYGAFNGLNLCFETREGILKHCSRENARKLGALGERFLQGRQPSLEAQLANIADEIAYNNHDVDDGLRSGLITIEQLAEVELWQRHYEAALAEFPRLEGRRLVHETVRRIINTLIVDLIDETTRNLARVAPASLDDVRAAPPLVSHSETVAAQAAALKRFLFKNLYRHYKVMRMASKAQRVVTGLFDAFIDDPRLLPPPYQSDDTAQQPRLVAHYIAGMTDRFALKEYQRLFVINDN encoded by the coding sequence GTGAGCGAGACATCCAGCAGCACACTGCCCGAAGCCGGCCGCGCATCCGCTGCGCCGGTGGCCGAGCCGCCGACGCTGGCGGCGCTGGAAGCCCATCTCGCTCCGTATGCCGCACACGCGTTGCAGTCGCGCGGCCGCCGCCATCCGGAAACACCGCCGGCGGCGCGCACCGAATTCCAGCGCGACCGCGACCGCATCGTCCATTCGACCGCATTTCGCCGGCTCGAATACAAGACGCAGGTCTTCGTCAATCACGAAGGCGACCTGTTCCGCACACGCCTCACGCACAGCCTCGAAGTCGCGCAGATCGCGCGCTCGGTGGCGCGCAACCTGCGCCTGAACGAGGATCTCGTCGAGGCGATCTCGCTCGCGCACGATCTCGGCCATACGCCGTTCGGCCATGCCGGGCAGGATGCACTGAATGCCTGCATGCGCGAGCATGGCGGCTTCGAGCACAACCTGCAGAGCCTGGCGGTCGTCGACGAGCTCGAAGAGCATTACGGCGCGTTCAACGGGCTGAACCTGTGCTTCGAAACCCGCGAAGGCATTCTGAAGCACTGCTCGCGCGAGAATGCGCGCAAGCTCGGCGCGCTCGGCGAGCGCTTCCTGCAGGGCCGCCAGCCGTCGCTCGAAGCGCAGCTTGCCAACATCGCGGACGAGATCGCGTACAACAACCACGACGTCGACGACGGCCTGCGTTCCGGCCTGATCACGATCGAACAGCTCGCGGAAGTCGAGCTGTGGCAGCGCCACTACGAGGCGGCGCTCGCCGAATTCCCGCGCCTCGAAGGCCGCCGTCTCGTACATGAGACGGTGCGCCGCATCATCAACACGCTGATCGTCGACCTGATCGACGAGACGACGCGCAATCTCGCGCGCGTCGCGCCTGCGTCGCTCGACGACGTGCGCGCCGCGCCGCCGCTCGTGTCGCACAGCGAAACGGTCGCCGCGCAGGCGGCCGCCCTCAAGCGTTTCCTCTTCAAGAACCTCTATCGCCACTACAAGGTGATGCGCATGGCGAGCAAGGCGCAGCGTGTCGTCACCGGTCTGTTCGATGCGTTCATCGACGATCCGCGCCTGCTGCCGCCGCCGTACCAGTCGGACGACACCGCGCAGCAGCCGCGCCTCGTCGCGCACTACATCGCCGGCATGACCGACCGCTTCGCGCTGAAGGAGTATCAGCGCCTGTTCGTCATCAACGACAACTGA
- the cyaY gene encoding iron donor protein CyaY yields MSDTEYLTRAEAVLAAVERTVDDANDGDHDIDLERNGSVLTLTFENGSKIIVNLQPPMKEVWIAAKAGGFHYRFIDGEWRDTRTGTEFFSALTEYATQQAGLPITFNAP; encoded by the coding sequence ATGTCCGATACCGAATACCTGACCCGTGCCGAGGCCGTGCTGGCGGCCGTCGAGCGTACCGTCGACGACGCCAACGACGGCGATCACGACATCGATCTGGAGCGCAACGGCAGCGTCCTGACGCTGACGTTCGAGAACGGCTCGAAGATCATCGTCAACCTGCAGCCGCCGATGAAGGAAGTGTGGATCGCCGCGAAAGCGGGCGGTTTCCACTACCGTTTCATCGACGGCGAATGGCGCGATACGCGCACGGGCACCGAGTTTTTCTCGGCGCTCACCGAGTACGCGACGCAACAGGCCGGCTTGCCGATCACGTTCAACGCGCCGTAA
- the ugpB gene encoding sn-glycerol-3-phosphate ABC transporter substrate-binding protein UgpB: MKKKPAGTLVRSIALGGALMFGVQHVALAATEIQFWHAMEAALGERVNAIADQFNASQSDYKIVPVFKGTYDQALAAGIAAYRSGNAPAILQVYEVGTATMMQAKKAVVPVYDVFKQAGVPLDEKAFVPTIASYYSDAKTGHLVSMPFNSSTPVLYYNKDAFKKAGIDPNQPPKTWADVQADAEKLRKSGMACGFTTGWQGWIQLENYSAWHALPFASRNNGFDGADAVLEFNKPQQIAHISFLQQMAKDGTFTYAGRKDEASAKFYSGDCGIMTTSSGALANVQKFAKFSYGTGMMPYDANVKGAPQNAIIGGASLWVLAGKDPATYKGVAKFLAYLASPAVAAKWHQDTGYLPVTTAAYDLTRQQGFYAKNPSAETAIKQMLNKPPLPYTKGLRLGNMPQIRTVVDEEFEQVWAQKKSPKDALDSAASRGDELLRRFEKSGG; the protein is encoded by the coding sequence ATGAAGAAGAAGCCTGCGGGGACACTGGTTCGTTCGATCGCGCTCGGCGGCGCGCTGATGTTCGGGGTGCAGCACGTGGCGCTCGCCGCGACGGAAATCCAGTTCTGGCATGCGATGGAAGCCGCGCTCGGCGAGCGGGTCAACGCGATCGCCGACCAGTTCAATGCGTCGCAGAGCGACTACAAGATCGTGCCGGTCTTCAAGGGCACCTACGACCAGGCGCTCGCGGCCGGCATCGCCGCCTATCGCAGCGGCAACGCGCCGGCGATCCTCCAGGTCTATGAAGTCGGCACGGCCACGATGATGCAGGCGAAGAAGGCCGTCGTGCCCGTCTACGACGTGTTCAAGCAGGCCGGCGTGCCGCTCGACGAGAAGGCGTTCGTGCCCACCATCGCGAGCTACTACAGCGACGCGAAGACGGGCCATCTCGTATCGATGCCGTTCAACAGCTCGACGCCGGTGCTGTACTACAACAAGGACGCGTTCAAGAAGGCCGGCATCGATCCGAACCAGCCGCCGAAGACGTGGGCCGATGTGCAGGCCGATGCCGAGAAGCTGCGCAAGTCGGGGATGGCATGCGGCTTCACGACCGGCTGGCAGGGCTGGATCCAGCTCGAGAACTACAGCGCGTGGCACGCGCTGCCGTTCGCGAGCCGCAACAACGGCTTCGACGGCGCCGACGCCGTGCTGGAGTTCAACAAGCCGCAGCAGATCGCGCACATCTCGTTCCTGCAGCAGATGGCGAAGGACGGCACGTTCACGTACGCGGGCCGCAAGGATGAAGCGTCGGCGAAGTTCTACAGCGGCGACTGCGGGATCATGACGACGTCGTCGGGCGCGCTCGCGAACGTGCAGAAGTTCGCGAAGTTCAGCTACGGCACCGGCATGATGCCGTACGACGCGAACGTGAAGGGCGCTCCGCAGAACGCGATCATCGGCGGCGCGAGCCTGTGGGTGCTGGCGGGCAAGGATCCGGCGACCTACAAGGGCGTCGCGAAATTCCTCGCGTACCTGGCCTCGCCGGCCGTCGCCGCGAAGTGGCACCAGGACACGGGCTACCTGCCCGTGACGACCGCCGCGTACGACCTCACGCGCCAGCAGGGCTTCTACGCGAAGAACCCGAGCGCCGAAACCGCGATCAAGCAGATGCTGAACAAGCCGCCGCTGCCGTACACGAAGGGGCTGCGCCTGGGCAACATGCCGCAGATCCGCACGGTGGTCGACGAGGAGTTCGAGCAGGTCTGGGCGCAGAAGAAGTCGCCGAAGGACGCGCTCGATTCGGCTGCGTCGCGCGGCGACGAGCTGCTGCGCCGCTTCGAGAAGTCGGGCGGCTGA
- the lptM gene encoding LPS translocon maturation chaperone LptM — MRVVFRMSAIVAALAILAGCGQSGALYLPTVPPMPKPLQQQDAPPSDVKPTDENASSDSVPDSSGTPLTLSPELSSSGASSMPAPASSPAVAK, encoded by the coding sequence ATGCGAGTCGTTTTCCGGATGAGCGCGATTGTAGCGGCTTTGGCGATTCTTGCCGGCTGCGGTCAAAGCGGCGCGCTCTATCTGCCCACCGTGCCTCCGATGCCCAAGCCACTCCAGCAGCAGGACGCGCCGCCGTCGGACGTGAAGCCGACCGATGAAAACGCGTCGTCCGACAGTGTGCCCGATTCGTCCGGCACGCCGCTCACGCTGTCACCCGAATTGTCGTCGAGCGGCGCATCGTCCATGCCCGCCCCGGCGTCGAGCCCGGCCGTCGCGAAGTAA
- the ugpA gene encoding sn-glycerol-3-phosphate ABC transporter permease UgpA produces the protein MQSRSRFGASLLPYLLIAPQLAITAVFFLWPAGVALWQSTQMQDAFGTSSEFVGLANFTHLFADPLYLDSFRTTLVFSSLVTVSGLVVSLILAACADRVIRGARVYRTLLIWPYAVAPTIAAVLWAFLFNPSIGLITYALAKSGIVWNHALNGGQAMFLVVLASVWKQVSYNFLFFYAGLQAIPRSLIEAAAIDGAGPVRRFFNIVLPLLSPTSFFLLVVNLVYAFFDTFPVIDAATGGGPAQSTKTLIYKIFAEGFQGLDIGSSGAQSVVLMIIVVGLTVIQFRFVERRVQYA, from the coding sequence ATGCAATCCCGTTCCCGTTTCGGTGCGAGCCTGTTGCCGTACCTGCTGATCGCGCCGCAGCTCGCGATCACCGCCGTGTTCTTCCTGTGGCCGGCCGGCGTCGCGCTGTGGCAGTCGACGCAGATGCAGGACGCGTTCGGCACCTCGAGCGAATTCGTCGGCCTCGCGAACTTCACGCACCTGTTCGCCGATCCGCTGTATCTCGATTCTTTCCGCACGACGCTCGTGTTCAGTTCACTCGTCACGGTGAGCGGACTGGTCGTGTCGCTGATTCTCGCCGCGTGCGCCGATCGCGTGATCCGCGGCGCGCGCGTGTATCGCACGCTGCTGATCTGGCCGTACGCGGTCGCGCCGACGATCGCCGCCGTGCTGTGGGCGTTCCTGTTCAACCCGAGCATCGGCCTGATCACCTATGCGCTCGCGAAGAGCGGCATCGTGTGGAACCACGCGCTGAACGGCGGCCAGGCGATGTTCCTGGTCGTGCTCGCGTCGGTGTGGAAACAGGTGAGCTACAACTTCCTGTTCTTCTACGCGGGCCTGCAGGCGATCCCGCGCTCGCTGATCGAGGCGGCGGCGATCGACGGCGCCGGGCCGGTGCGGCGCTTCTTCAACATCGTGCTGCCGCTGCTGTCGCCCACCAGCTTCTTCCTGCTGGTCGTGAACCTCGTCTATGCATTCTTCGACACGTTCCCGGTGATCGACGCGGCCACCGGCGGCGGCCCGGCGCAGAGCACGAAGACGCTGATCTACAAGATCTTCGCGGAGGGCTTCCAGGGGCTCGATATCGGCAGCTCGGGCGCGCAGTCGGTCGTGCTGATGATCATCGTCGTCGGGCTCACGGTGATCCAGTTCCGCTTCGTCGAACGCAGGGTGCAATACGCATGA
- a CDS encoding penicillin-binding protein 1A, with translation MPMQSTTPTSPPPAPEPKKRPWWQKVLLGFATMCVALVVAGGLVLGYALVVAWPNMPSLDALTDYRPKVPLRIYTSDHVLIGEFGEERRDVVHFKDVPDSLKNAILAIEDARFYDHGGVDLTGIVRAGFVALTNGHASQGASTITMQVARNFFLSSEKTYTRKIYEMLLAYRIERALTKDQILEVYMNQIYLGQRAYGFASAARVYFGKDLKDITLAEAAMLAGLPKAPSAYNPVVNPKRAKVRQEYILQRMLELNFISREQYDEAVAQPLVVKGPGRDFSVHAEYVAEMVRQMMYAQYREETYTRGFNVVTTIDSADQQVAYTALRKGIMDYERRHGYRGPEGFIELPAGADDREQAIDDALLEHPDNGELIAAVVTAASPRQITVAFIDGSNATIEGDNLRFASGALSANAQPNRRIRPGAIVRVVKNDTGKWSITQLPQVEGAFLSIVPQDGAIRSLVGGFDYNKNKFNHVTQAWRQPGSSFKPFIYSASLDKGLGPATVINDGPLYFSAAETGGQPWEPKNYGGGFEGPMSMRTALQRSRNLVSIRILNHIGTKYAQQYITRFGFDAERHPAYLPMALGAGQVTPLQMAGAYSVFANGGYRVNPYLIAEVTDPNGAIVVRAQPLVAEQNAPRAIDARNAYVMNSLLQSVAQRGTGARTNVLKRTDLAGKTGTTNDSHDAWFAGYQHTLAAIAWIGYDNPRSLGDRETGGGLSLPVWIDYMGAALKGVPEFKPTAPDGVESLGGELYFTEFAPGHGFVSTVGVPQAPAAQNVDATVPHVDEQEKQDIMNLFAH, from the coding sequence ATGCCTATGCAATCCACGACTCCTACGTCCCCGCCTCCCGCCCCGGAGCCGAAGAAGCGGCCCTGGTGGCAAAAAGTCCTGCTCGGATTCGCCACGATGTGCGTGGCGCTCGTCGTGGCCGGCGGCCTCGTGCTCGGCTACGCGCTCGTCGTCGCCTGGCCGAACATGCCTTCGCTCGACGCGCTGACCGACTATCGGCCGAAGGTGCCGCTGCGCATCTATACGTCCGACCACGTGCTGATCGGCGAATTCGGCGAAGAGCGCCGCGACGTCGTCCATTTCAAGGACGTGCCCGACTCGCTGAAGAATGCGATCCTCGCGATCGAGGACGCGCGCTTCTACGATCACGGCGGCGTCGACCTCACCGGCATCGTCCGCGCCGGCTTCGTCGCGCTGACGAACGGCCATGCGTCGCAGGGCGCGAGCACGATCACGATGCAGGTCGCGCGCAACTTCTTCCTGTCGAGCGAGAAGACCTACACGCGCAAGATCTACGAGATGCTGCTCGCGTACCGGATCGAGCGTGCGCTGACGAAGGATCAGATTCTCGAGGTCTACATGAATCAGATCTATCTCGGCCAGCGCGCGTACGGCTTCGCGAGCGCCGCGCGGGTCTATTTCGGCAAGGACCTGAAGGACATCACGCTCGCGGAAGCCGCGATGCTCGCGGGGCTGCCGAAGGCGCCGTCCGCATATAACCCGGTCGTGAACCCGAAGCGCGCGAAGGTGCGCCAGGAATACATCCTGCAACGGATGCTCGAGCTGAACTTCATCTCGCGCGAGCAGTACGACGAGGCCGTCGCACAGCCGCTCGTCGTCAAGGGTCCGGGCCGCGATTTCAGCGTGCACGCCGAGTACGTCGCGGAAATGGTCCGACAAATGATGTACGCGCAGTACCGTGAGGAAACCTACACGCGCGGCTTCAACGTCGTCACGACGATCGACTCCGCCGACCAGCAGGTCGCGTACACCGCGCTGCGCAAGGGCATCATGGATTACGAACGCCGGCACGGCTATCGGGGGCCGGAAGGCTTCATCGAGCTGCCGGCCGGTGCCGACGACCGCGAACAGGCGATCGACGATGCGCTGCTCGAACACCCCGACAACGGTGAGCTGATTGCCGCGGTCGTCACGGCCGCCAGCCCGCGCCAGATCACGGTTGCGTTCATCGACGGCAGCAATGCGACGATCGAAGGCGACAACCTGCGCTTCGCGTCGGGCGCGCTGTCGGCCAATGCGCAGCCGAATCGCCGCATCCGCCCGGGCGCGATCGTCCGCGTCGTGAAGAACGACACCGGCAAATGGTCGATCACGCAGTTGCCGCAGGTCGAGGGGGCGTTCCTGTCGATCGTCCCGCAGGACGGCGCGATCCGCTCGCTCGTCGGCGGCTTCGACTACAACAAGAACAAGTTCAACCACGTCACGCAGGCGTGGCGGCAACCGGGTTCGTCGTTCAAGCCGTTCATCTATTCGGCGTCGCTCGACAAGGGCCTCGGGCCGGCAACCGTGATCAACGACGGCCCGCTGTATTTCAGCGCCGCCGAAACGGGCGGCCAGCCGTGGGAGCCGAAGAACTACGGTGGCGGCTTCGAAGGCCCGATGTCGATGCGCACCGCGCTGCAGCGCTCGCGCAACCTCGTGTCGATCCGGATCCTGAACCACATCGGCACGAAGTACGCGCAGCAGTACATCACGCGCTTCGGCTTCGACGCCGAACGCCATCCGGCCTACCTGCCGATGGCACTCGGCGCGGGCCAGGTCACGCCGCTGCAGATGGCGGGCGCGTACTCGGTCTTCGCGAACGGCGGCTACCGCGTCAATCCGTACCTGATCGCCGAAGTCACCGATCCGAACGGCGCGATCGTCGTGCGCGCGCAGCCGCTCGTCGCCGAGCAGAACGCGCCGCGTGCGATCGACGCGCGCAATGCGTACGTGATGAACAGCCTGCTGCAGAGCGTCGCGCAGCGCGGCACGGGCGCGCGGACCAACGTGCTGAAGCGCACCGACCTCGCGGGCAAGACCGGCACGACGAACGACTCGCACGACGCGTGGTTCGCGGGCTACCAGCACACGCTCGCCGCGATTGCGTGGATCGGCTACGACAACCCGCGCAGCCTCGGCGATCGCGAAACGGGGGGCGGCCTGTCGCTGCCGGTCTGGATCGACTACATGGGCGCCGCGCTGAAGGGCGTGCCCGAGTTCAAGCCGACCGCGCCGGACGGCGTCGAGTCGCTCGGCGGCGAGCTGTACTTCACCGAGTTCGCGCCGGGCCACGGCTTCGTGTCGACGGTTGGCGTACCGCAAGCACCGGCCGCGCAGAACGTCGACGCAACCGTGCCGCACGTCGACGAGCAGGAAAAGCAGGACATCATGAACCTGTTCGCGCACTGA